The proteins below come from a single Holdemania massiliensis genomic window:
- a CDS encoding transketolase has protein sequence MNKIQELEILAARIRKTILAEMAGTGAGHVGGSMSIADVLAVLYGEVMQIDPANPRWEKRDRMVVSKGHCGPALYAALAERGYFPRAWIPTVNQPGTHLPSHCDKNRVPGVDMTTGSLGQGMSTALGLAWGLRYQNNSATVYLILGDGECDEGQVWEGALFASTQKLGNVIAFIDRNEKQLDGYTKDICDVGDLRTKFEDFGWYSQEVDGHDITAMLKAIENAKAREGQPSMIVLHTIKGKDCPFAEGVFYNHHMTMSPDQIEQAQQFLDQKIARLQEEI, from the coding sequence ATGAATAAAATACAGGAATTAGAAATACTGGCGGCCCGCATCCGCAAGACGATCTTAGCGGAAATGGCCGGAACGGGGGCTGGCCATGTCGGCGGTTCCATGTCGATCGCGGACGTATTGGCAGTTTTATATGGCGAAGTCATGCAGATTGATCCAGCTAATCCCCGTTGGGAGAAACGGGATCGGATGGTGGTGTCGAAAGGTCACTGCGGCCCGGCTTTGTACGCGGCGCTGGCTGAACGCGGCTATTTTCCGCGGGCGTGGATCCCCACTGTCAATCAGCCCGGTACACATCTGCCCAGCCATTGCGACAAAAACCGCGTTCCCGGCGTGGATATGACGACCGGATCGCTGGGCCAGGGCATGTCAACAGCATTGGGTCTGGCCTGGGGACTGCGCTATCAAAACAACTCCGCTACGGTCTATCTGATCCTGGGCGATGGAGAATGCGACGAGGGACAGGTTTGGGAAGGTGCACTGTTTGCTTCGACGCAGAAGCTGGGCAATGTGATTGCCTTTATCGACCGCAATGAAAAACAGCTGGATGGCTACACCAAGGATATCTGCGACGTCGGAGATCTCAGAACGAAGTTCGAGGACTTCGGCTGGTATAGTCAGGAGGTGGACGGCCACGATATAACGGCCATGCTCAAGGCGATTGAAAATGCCAAAGCCAGAGAGGGTCAGCCGTCGATGATCGTTCTGCATACGATCAAGGGGAAAGACTGTCCGTTTGCCGAAGGCGTTTTCTACAATCATCACATGACGATGAGTCCTGATCAAATCGAACAAGCGCAGCAATTTCTCG
- a CDS encoding 4-hydroxybutyrate dehydrogenase → MKEFVLRTKITQFSTVEEFAQSLELTGQDLILTSQFLTASLQVPQFSDVPRMIAEDYGRGEPTDRQIDAMRRDLPQNVRRLIAVGGGTIIDIAKFLTLDYPGTLDDCLSGNDEFTQGRELIVVPTTCGTGSEVTNVAITELTKRKTKKGLADDRLYPAQAVLIPQLIRSLPYQVFATSSIDALIHAVESFLSPQATVYSQLFSTAAIRLILSGYQKTAANGKESWCEQAEDFLLASNYAGIAFGNAGCAAVHALSYPLGGVYHIPHGEANQLLFEAVCRKYEQLEPEGRLTDLKHLLSEILQVPADQSLDALFTLMNTILKRRPLCEYGIRRDELEGFADSVIEGQQRLLKNNCVPLSKADMLAIYESIYNQ, encoded by the coding sequence ATGAAAGAATTTGTTTTGCGAACAAAAATCACCCAGTTTTCCACCGTTGAAGAATTCGCCCAAAGCCTCGAGCTTACCGGCCAGGACCTGATTTTAACCAGTCAATTCTTAACTGCCTCTCTGCAGGTGCCTCAATTTTCGGATGTCCCGCGGATGATTGCCGAGGATTACGGCCGGGGAGAACCGACAGACCGGCAGATTGATGCGATGCGCCGCGATTTGCCGCAGAACGTCCGCCGGCTGATCGCCGTAGGCGGCGGAACGATCATTGATATCGCGAAATTTCTGACACTGGATTATCCGGGAACTCTGGACGATTGTTTAAGCGGAAATGATGAATTTACCCAAGGGCGGGAATTGATCGTGGTGCCGACGACCTGCGGTACCGGCAGTGAGGTGACTAATGTGGCCATCACGGAACTCACCAAGCGGAAAACCAAAAAAGGCCTGGCCGATGACCGGCTGTATCCGGCACAGGCTGTTCTGATTCCGCAGCTGATCCGTTCTCTGCCTTATCAGGTATTCGCAACGAGTTCGATTGATGCCCTGATCCATGCGGTTGAATCTTTCCTTTCTCCCCAAGCCACGGTTTACTCCCAACTGTTTTCCACCGCAGCCATCCGGCTGATTCTTTCCGGTTATCAAAAGACCGCGGCCAATGGAAAAGAATCTTGGTGCGAGCAGGCAGAAGACTTCCTGCTTGCGAGCAACTATGCCGGGATTGCTTTCGGCAACGCCGGCTGTGCGGCAGTTCATGCTTTAAGTTATCCTTTAGGCGGGGTATACCATATTCCGCATGGCGAAGCCAATCAGCTGTTGTTTGAAGCGGTATGTAGAAAATATGAACAACTGGAACCTGAGGGTCGTCTGACTGATCTGAAGCATCTGTTAAGTGAAATTCTTCAGGTTCCCGCCGATCAGAGCTTGGACGCTTTATTCACCTTGATGAATACGATTCTTAAACGCCGGCCGCTGTGTGAATACGGCATCCGTCGGGATGAACTGGAAGGCTTTGCCGACAGCGTAATCGAAGGGCAGCAGCGATTGTTAAAAAACAACTGTGTCCCTTTAAGCAAAGCGGACATGCTGGCGATTTACGAAAGTATTTATAATCAATAG